A genome region from Piliocolobus tephrosceles isolate RC106 chromosome 8, ASM277652v3, whole genome shotgun sequence includes the following:
- the PIP gene encoding prolactin-inducible protein, with amino-acid sequence MRSLQLLFRASPATLLLVLCLHLGANKAQENTRRVIIQNFEIPTTANRDEEVTAKLQVQTELKECMVAKAYLVSDVPVEGAFNYKYTRCLCENYPNTYYWDFHTNRTVQIAAVVDIIRELGICPNDAAVTPISKNRFYTIKTLVVA; translated from the exons ATGCGCTCGCTCCAGCTCCTGTTCAGGGCCAGCCCTGCCACCCTGCTCCTGGTTCTCTGCCTGCATTTGGGGGCCAACAAAGCTCAGGAAAACAC TCGGAGGGTCATAATACAGAATTTTGAGATCCCCACGACAGCAAATCGAGATGAGGAAGTCACTGCAAAGCTTCAAGTTCAAACAGAATTGAAAGAATGCATGGTG GCTAAAGCTTACCTCGTTAGTGACGTCCCTGTGGAAGGTGCATTTAACTACAAGTATACTCGCTGCCTATGTGAGAATTATCCAAATACCTACTACTGGGACTTTCATACGAACA GAACTGTGCAAATTGCAGCCGTCGTTGATATTATTCGGGAATTAGGCATCTGCCCTAATGATGCTGCTGTAACCCCCATCAGTAAAAACCGGTTTTATACTATTAAAACCCTAGTGGTAGCATAA